TGTGTTGAGTTGTTGTTCAAGTTGGTGCATCACCTGATATGTGGGCAATACCCTGGCCACACTGGCACGGGGTTCACGCCCCTCACGGATAGAAGCAATGAATTCTCGATCCTGCAACACGATCCCGTTCATGGGAACATCCACCTGTGAAACATCAATTGCTTCATCCTTGGCTGTGACAAGATCATCATAGCGTGCGATGTAGGTGCCGTTGTCACAGATGTAGCGGAAGAACGTTCCTAATGGACCATCGTTGTTGAAACTGAGAGACAATGTGCAGACTGAACCTGATTCAGAAAGCAACTGAATCGACATGTCCATGGCAATGCCCAATTCTGGATGAATCGGTCCCTGAACCGCATTGGCCCTAACAACCTCCTCTCCCGTCTGAAATTGGAAGAGATCAATCGTGTGAGCCGCATGATGCCAGAGTAAGTGGTCCGTCCAGGTTCTCGGTTCTCCAGCTGCATTGATGTTCTTGCGTCGAAAAAAATAGGTCTGTGCATCCAGTTGCTGGATCTTCAACTCACCAGCCCGAATTTTCTTGTAGACCCACTGATGTGATGGATTGAAACGGCGTGTGTGACCAACCATGCAGACCAAACCAGTCTCTTGTTGCAGATCCATCACAGCTTGAGCATCCGACCAGTTATCAGCCAAGGGAATCTCAACCTCCACATGCACACCGGCCCTAAGGCACTGGATTGCCTGAGCTGCATGGATCGGGGTAGGGGTGGCCAGGATCACAGCCTCAACTCCAGGAAGAGCCAGCGCCTGATCTAAATCGGTCATTACATGGGGAATTCCATACTGTGCCGCAACAGCTTGCGTGGGTTCCAAAGGTTGTCCCACCAGCGCAACGACCTCAACTCCCTCGATATGCTTGAGTCCATCCAAATGTTTTTTACCAAAAGCACCTGGTCCCACCAAAATGATTTTCATCCGCTATCTCCAATCACTATCTTAGCTCAAAGTTGTTGTTTGGAAAATCGGGCTGAAATACCGTTTTCCAAGATCAAGTGTCCCACCGCCGTGTTGGAAGCTGGCACATGATAGAAGCGATGACGGACGGTTGGTTTGGGTCC
The genomic region above belongs to SAR324 cluster bacterium and contains:
- a CDS encoding Gfo/Idh/MocA family oxidoreductase, whose translation is MKIILVGPGAFGKKHLDGLKHIEGVEVVALVGQPLEPTQAVAAQYGIPHVMTDLDQALALPGVEAVILATPTPIHAAQAIQCLRAGVHVEVEIPLADNWSDAQAVMDLQQETGLVCMVGHTRRFNPSHQWVYKKIRAGELKIQQLDAQTYFFRRKNINAAGEPRTWTDHLLWHHAAHTIDLFQFQTGEEVVRANAVQGPIHPELGIAMDMSIQLLSESGSVCTLSLSFNNDGPLGTFFRYICDNGTYIARYDDLVTAKDEAIDVSQVDVPMNGIVLQDREFIASIREGREPRASVARVLPTYQVMHQLEQQLNTQPTLS